A single Halarcobacter anaerophilus DNA region contains:
- a CDS encoding ADP-ribosylglycohydrolase family protein, whose protein sequence is MDIKDRAQGAIVGAFIGDAIALGPHWYYDLDEQHKDYGEFITTYTNPKKGRYHEFEKAGNQSQAGYILKLMIKSLIENRGYNQEDFCKKLDEELFTKIDGIPTHGPGGYTSQSIREVYRQRVEQKLSWDEVGSRADTTEAIERTLALAVKYAKSPKKLAQTISHNTFLTQVDDIVGSMSVAYGAVLAQLIQGEKLDKDISIKLMKLVKEGKLPFHAVTSDNFKPPKPGAKDPSNIGLFASPDALLSPSYMAQAAKDKDIKIEPAWKVSLVYGMPCAIYHILPASYYLAARFDNDFESAILQALNGGGQNQARSILTGALVGAQVGLKNIPERFIEGLNEKDEILDLTKKLSDIIE, encoded by the coding sequence ATGGATATAAAAGATAGAGCCCAAGGCGCGATTGTAGGTGCTTTTATAGGAGATGCAATAGCATTAGGACCTCATTGGTATTATGATTTGGATGAACAACATAAAGATTACGGTGAGTTTATAACAACCTATACAAATCCTAAAAAAGGAAGATACCACGAGTTTGAAAAAGCAGGGAACCAATCCCAAGCAGGATATATTTTAAAGCTGATGATAAAATCACTTATTGAAAACAGAGGTTATAATCAAGAAGATTTTTGTAAAAAACTTGATGAAGAGCTGTTTACGAAGATTGACGGTATTCCTACTCACGGTCCGGGAGGTTATACTTCACAATCAATAAGAGAAGTATATAGACAAAGAGTAGAACAAAAACTTTCATGGGATGAAGTAGGAAGCAGGGCAGATACTACGGAAGCTATAGAGAGAACTCTTGCTTTGGCAGTTAAATATGCAAAAAGTCCTAAAAAATTGGCACAAACAATATCTCATAATACTTTTTTAACCCAAGTTGATGATATAGTAGGTTCAATGAGTGTTGCATACGGTGCTGTATTAGCTCAATTAATACAAGGAGAAAAATTAGATAAAGATATCTCAATAAAACTGATGAAACTTGTAAAAGAAGGAAAACTGCCTTTTCATGCAGTAACTTCCGATAACTTTAAACCTCCCAAACCAGGAGCAAAAGATCCTTCAAATATTGGACTTTTTGCTTCTCCCGATGCTCTGTTATCCCCATCATATATGGCACAAGCAGCAAAAGACAAAGATATAAAAATAGAGCCTGCATGGAAAGTCTCATTAGTATACGGTATGCCGTGTGCTATTTATCATATTCTTCCTGCAAGTTATTATCTAGCAGCCAGATTTGATAATGATTTTGAAAGTGCAATTTTACAAGCTCTTAACGGCGGCGGACAAAATCAGGCAAGATCGATTTTAACAGGGGCTTTAGTTGGGGCACAAGTGGGGTTAAAAAATATTCCCGAAAGATTTATTGAGGGATTAAATGAAAAAGACGAGATTTTAGATTTAACTAAAAAACTTTCAGATATTATAGAATAG
- the queA gene encoding tRNA preQ1(34) S-adenosylmethionine ribosyltransferase-isomerase QueA, which translates to MQLDPLKTSSYDYTLPKELIATHPVYPADSAKLLVYDRKKDKIIHTTFKDLYDFIPKDASIFLNDTKVIKARIYGNKDSGGKVELLFNKPLFMDRYLVMIRGKVRVGTKIFFENNLNAEVLEVNEDGSRVVNFFKDDEKLDFLSLVEILNKIGHLPLPPYMNREDEEKDNQDYQTLFAKNYGAVAAPTASLHFTEELLEKINKNFPVNYLTLHVGAGTFKPVDVEEILSHPMHSEYFEIDAKAKKALDEAKKVLAVGTTVTRTVEYYARTNKIQGECDLFLNPLNKPIKVDYLLTNFHLPKSTLIMLIASFIGLEKTLEVYNEAIKQKYRFFSYGDGMLIL; encoded by the coding sequence ATGCAGCTTGACCCTCTTAAGACTTCTAGCTATGATTATACTCTTCCAAAAGAGCTCATAGCTACCCATCCGGTATATCCCGCAGATAGTGCAAAACTTTTGGTTTACGACAGGAAAAAAGATAAAATCATCCATACAACCTTTAAAGATCTTTATGATTTTATTCCAAAAGATGCCTCAATATTTTTAAATGATACAAAAGTTATAAAAGCCAGAATTTACGGAAATAAAGATTCAGGCGGTAAAGTCGAACTTTTATTTAACAAACCTCTTTTTATGGATAGATATTTAGTAATGATTAGAGGGAAAGTAAGAGTCGGCACAAAAATCTTTTTTGAAAATAATCTAAATGCCGAAGTTTTGGAAGTAAATGAAGACGGAAGCAGAGTCGTAAACTTTTTTAAAGATGACGAAAAACTTGACTTTTTATCATTAGTTGAAATTTTAAACAAAATAGGACATCTTCCTCTTCCTCCTTATATGAACAGAGAAGATGAAGAGAAAGACAATCAAGATTATCAAACACTTTTTGCAAAAAATTACGGTGCAGTTGCGGCTCCTACGGCATCTTTACACTTTACAGAAGAGTTACTTGAAAAAATAAATAAGAACTTTCCCGTAAACTATTTAACTTTGCATGTGGGAGCAGGTACTTTTAAACCTGTTGATGTAGAAGAGATATTATCTCATCCTATGCACAGCGAATACTTTGAAATAGATGCAAAAGCAAAAAAGGCTTTAGATGAAGCCAAAAAAGTTTTAGCAGTAGGAACAACCGTAACAAGAACGGTGGAATATTATGCAAGAACAAACAAAATACAAGGTGAGTGCGATCTTTTTTTAAATCCGCTGAATAAACCAATCAAAGTAGATTATCTGCTTACGAATTTTCATTTGCCAAAATCGACTCTTATTATGCTTATTGCTTCATTTATAGGACTTGAAAAGACTTTAGAAGTTTATAATGAAGCTATTAAACAAAAATATAGATTCTTCTCTTACGGCGATGGAATGTTAATTTTATAA
- a CDS encoding ComEC/Rec2 family competence protein — protein sequence MNSLQFISSKKDFFLLFSILAFIAFFNFFHEYFKYKDLKEEELFQSKFQIINIYKKEDFYVLKLQNEDLTFFTSIEKNRTLQKLDFITLGFLTTGVNFYSYLKGFYAKSIYYEKEQENKSLKKMLNEKIKSQHKNIEIKQLFSALFLAIPISKEYRDIYTNFSISHLIAISGFHLSILASLVYVLLYYPYSFFQKRYFPYRNRKADILIFTLLTLFLYLLLTNLVASVLRSFIMFFLGTLFLRSNIKIFSFGTLFLTLILILSLFPKYLFSISLWFSICGVFYIFLYIHYFKNQPKIFSFIFFNFWIFFVFNPIVHFFFPNTAYEQLLSPFLTIFFTFFYPIELFLHFIGLGTFWDEYLISFINYEIEVFEVKTPNIFFIFYIIFSFLSVYSKRAFLGLNLLLIFFNLYMFMNSFL from the coding sequence ATGAATAGTTTACAGTTTATCTCCTCAAAAAAAGATTTTTTCCTACTTTTTTCTATCTTAGCTTTTATAGCTTTTTTTAACTTTTTTCATGAGTATTTTAAGTATAAAGATTTGAAAGAAGAAGAGCTTTTTCAAAGTAAATTTCAAATTATTAATATCTATAAAAAAGAGGATTTTTACGTTTTGAAACTTCAAAATGAAGATCTAACCTTTTTTACTTCAATCGAAAAAAACAGAACTCTTCAAAAACTTGATTTTATAACTTTGGGGTTTCTTACTACAGGTGTAAATTTTTATTCTTATTTAAAAGGGTTTTATGCCAAATCAATCTATTATGAAAAAGAGCAAGAGAACAAAAGTTTAAAAAAAATGCTTAATGAAAAAATTAAATCACAGCATAAAAATATAGAAATAAAACAGCTTTTTTCTGCACTTTTTTTGGCAATTCCTATTTCAAAAGAGTATAGGGATATTTATACGAATTTTTCAATCAGCCATCTAATTGCTATTTCAGGCTTTCATCTATCTATACTTGCCAGTTTGGTTTATGTATTGCTTTATTATCCTTACTCATTTTTTCAAAAAAGGTATTTCCCTTATAGAAACAGAAAAGCGGATATTCTTATATTTACTCTTTTAACTCTGTTTTTATATCTTTTATTGACAAATCTAGTTGCTTCTGTTTTAAGAAGTTTTATAATGTTTTTTTTAGGAACTCTTTTTCTTCGTTCAAATATAAAAATTTTTTCCTTTGGAACTCTGTTTTTGACTCTTATTTTGATTCTCTCACTTTTTCCTAAATATCTTTTTTCTATCTCTTTATGGTTCTCTATTTGCGGAGTTTTTTATATCTTTTTATATATACACTATTTTAAAAATCAGCCTAAAATCTTTTCTTTTATTTTTTTTAACTTTTGGATCTTTTTTGTATTTAATCCCATTGTTCATTTCTTTTTCCCAAATACTGCTTATGAACAGCTTTTATCTCCTTTTTTGACTATATTTTTTACTTTTTTTTATCCTATTGAACTCTTTTTGCATTTTATAGGTTTGGGAACTTTTTGGGATGAATATTTAATCTCTTTTATAAATTACGAAATAGAAGTTTTTGAAGTAAAAACACCGAATATCTTTTTTATTTTTTATATAATATTCTCTTTTTTAAGTGTTTACAGTAAAAGAGCTTTTTTAGGATTAAATCTGCTTTTGATTTTTTTTAATCTTTATATGTTTATGAACTCTTTTTTATAA
- a CDS encoding sodium-dependent transporter, which produces MNKFSRIGFIFAAAGSAVGLGNIWKFPYITGEYGGGAFVLVYLLCIVFIGLVVFIAESYLGQASEANVSSTFIKMSKTKNPNWKYAGFMVFAGLFILAFYSVVLGWILNYIIVSFGNLPNSAQAAGNSFNTLISEKIGLQILLHSIVALITIFIVLKGVKDGIEKINLILMPLLGVIMFGLLAYALTLDSFSKSIEFMFRADWSKIDENALLAALGQAFFTLSLGIGTIMTYSASLPQKNNFVKSSLYVAIVDTTIAIVAGLIIFSFLFAAGAKSSAGPGLVFISLPVIFEQWGTLGNIIAVAFFSALLFAGITSAVSMIEPVLMLFIERFNMTRKKAVAICGSIFYIFGIIALLSMSSSYKESLTFFGKNAFDWMDFLTSSISMPIAAIITCIFLGFFVDKEKIKNKFTQHVPVAIFNIWYVLVKYIVPLAVTILLLNKLGIIK; this is translated from the coding sequence GTGAATAAATTTTCACGTATAGGATTTATTTTTGCAGCTGCCGGTTCAGCTGTAGGATTAGGTAATATTTGGAAATTCCCATATATTACGGGAGAGTATGGCGGTGGTGCATTTGTACTTGTTTATCTGCTTTGTATTGTTTTTATAGGTCTTGTTGTTTTTATCGCAGAGTCTTATTTAGGACAGGCTTCTGAAGCAAATGTATCTTCAACTTTTATAAAAATGTCAAAAACAAAAAATCCAAACTGGAAATATGCAGGATTTATGGTTTTTGCAGGTCTTTTTATTTTAGCTTTCTATTCTGTTGTTTTAGGTTGGATTTTAAATTATATTATTGTCTCTTTCGGAAATCTTCCTAACAGCGCACAAGCAGCAGGAAATAGTTTTAATACTTTAATTTCCGAAAAAATCGGTTTACAAATCTTATTGCACTCAATTGTGGCACTTATTACGATTTTTATTGTTTTAAAAGGCGTAAAAGACGGTATTGAAAAAATAAACCTTATTCTTATGCCTCTTTTGGGAGTTATTATGTTTGGACTTTTAGCATATGCTTTAACCTTGGATAGTTTTTCAAAATCAATAGAGTTTATGTTTAGAGCTGACTGGAGCAAAATTGATGAAAATGCCCTTTTAGCAGCTTTAGGTCAGGCATTTTTTACTCTTTCACTTGGAATAGGTACAATAATGACCTACTCTGCTTCTCTTCCACAAAAGAATAATTTCGTAAAATCTTCACTTTACGTGGCAATTGTTGATACAACCATAGCTATAGTTGCAGGATTGATTATCTTCTCTTTTCTTTTTGCAGCAGGAGCAAAAAGTTCCGCTGGACCCGGACTTGTTTTTATCTCTTTACCTGTAATTTTTGAGCAGTGGGGAACTTTGGGGAATATTATTGCAGTTGCTTTTTTCTCTGCACTTTTATTTGCAGGAATCACTTCTGCTGTTTCTATGATAGAACCTGTTTTAATGCTCTTTATCGAAAGATTTAACATGACAAGAAAAAAAGCTGTAGCAATCTGCGGTTCAATTTTTTATATTTTTGGTATTATCGCTCTTTTATCTATGTCAAGTTCATATAAAGAATCTTTGACTTTCTTCGGTAAAAATGCCTTTGATTGGATGGATTTCTTAACTTCTTCAATCTCAATGCCTATTGCTGCAATTATAACTTGTATATTTTTGGGATTTTTTGTTGATAAAGAAAAGATTAAAAACAAGTTTACTCAACATGTACCTGTAGCGATTTTTAATATTTGGTATGTTTTAGTTAAATATATCGTTCCTCTTGCAGTTACAATACTGCTTTTAAATAAATTAGGAATTATAAAATAG
- a CDS encoding 3'-5' exonuclease: MPYYVLFDTETTGNQDDDKVIQFGAMIVSQNGEVEAYDELCSTDVEIKLEAMEVHNITPDLLIGKPKATETSFYKRLEELNSNENYLIAHNINFDMSMIEKEGFVNSYQIIDTLRCAKHLFPQMPYHRLQYLRYALELYKKEQKEAEKYNITIKAHDAIGDVLVMKLFLSKLVTKCREIYPDYNPMEKLVDLTKTPVLIKTFRFGKYKNKEIAEVAKEDPSYLNWMRTNMDLDEDLKYTLDKVLA, encoded by the coding sequence ATGCCATATTATGTACTATTTGACACAGAAACAACAGGAAATCAAGATGATGACAAAGTGATTCAATTTGGAGCTATGATTGTATCTCAAAACGGAGAAGTTGAAGCTTACGACGAACTTTGTTCTACAGATGTGGAAATAAAACTTGAAGCCATGGAAGTGCATAATATCACACCTGATTTACTTATAGGAAAACCAAAAGCGACAGAGACTTCATTTTATAAAAGATTAGAAGAGTTAAATTCAAATGAAAACTATCTTATTGCCCATAATATAAATTTTGATATGTCAATGATAGAAAAAGAGGGATTTGTAAACTCTTATCAAATAATCGATACCTTAAGATGCGCAAAACATCTTTTTCCTCAAATGCCCTACCATAGACTTCAATATTTAAGATATGCTTTAGAGCTTTATAAAAAAGAGCAAAAAGAGGCGGAAAAATACAATATCACTATAAAAGCCCATGATGCTATAGGGGACGTACTTGTTATGAAACTCTTTTTATCAAAACTTGTAACTAAATGCAGAGAAATTTATCCTGATTATAATCCAATGGAAAAACTTGTGGATTTGACAAAAACTCCTGTTTTAATTAAAACATTTAGATTTGGAAAATACAAAAACAAAGAGATTGCCGAAGTTGCAAAAGAAGATCCCTCGTATTTAAACTGGATGAGAACAAATATGGATTTAGACGAAGATTTAAAATATACTTTAGATAAAGTTCTGGCTTAG
- a CDS encoding murein transglycosylase domain-containing protein, which produces MNKKIVTFLLLIFFTGCSVNDVYTLTRAAISKDPSSAFESLARTKAVNYVSNPTKLSKDIKSLSSLIEKITNSWGEDNIKIPKKKEYVKYMQNYKSRALIDFDKGIVTVETIDEKSSKNSLKNAIVTTLLLPDDPRAIDLFGSNKVKLGGTPYLLGEVKDDQNKNIRYQWRANRYADILLKNSFKQKSLKTASKNITVSYVTIPMVKDHASIRVAKFKPIVKEYAKRYNLSENLIYAIIKTESNFNQFAVSNAGAYGLMQIVPSSAGKDAYKYVKGKSVKPSSSYLFNAKNNIELGSAYIKMLQTQYLKGIKNSVSKEYCVISAYNTGSGNVLKTFSKSRNRATTIINQKTPIEVYNTLRTKLPYDETRRYLKKVVDYKKEFINI; this is translated from the coding sequence ATGAATAAAAAAATAGTAACTTTTTTACTCCTTATATTTTTTACAGGCTGTAGTGTCAATGATGTTTATACCCTAACAAGAGCGGCAATAAGCAAAGACCCCTCTTCTGCCTTTGAATCCCTTGCCAGAACAAAAGCAGTCAATTATGTAAGCAATCCTACAAAACTCTCAAAAGATATTAAATCTTTATCTTCCCTTATTGAAAAAATAACAAATAGTTGGGGAGAAGATAATATAAAAATACCCAAAAAGAAAGAGTATGTAAAATATATGCAAAACTATAAAAGCAGAGCCTTAATAGATTTTGACAAAGGAATTGTAACAGTAGAAACAATAGATGAAAAAAGCTCTAAAAATAGTCTTAAAAATGCAATAGTAACGACACTTTTACTTCCCGATGACCCAAGAGCTATTGATCTTTTTGGATCAAATAAGGTCAAATTAGGAGGAACACCCTATCTTTTAGGTGAAGTAAAAGATGATCAAAATAAAAATATAAGATATCAATGGAGAGCAAACAGATATGCTGATATTCTTCTAAAAAACAGTTTCAAACAAAAAAGTTTAAAAACTGCATCTAAAAATATTACAGTATCTTACGTAACTATTCCTATGGTTAAAGATCATGCCTCAATAAGAGTTGCAAAATTTAAACCTATAGTCAAAGAGTATGCAAAAAGATATAATCTAAGTGAAAATTTAATTTATGCAATAATAAAAACGGAGAGTAACTTCAATCAATTTGCAGTAAGCAACGCAGGAGCCTACGGACTTATGCAGATTGTTCCAAGCAGCGCGGGGAAAGATGCTTATAAATATGTAAAAGGAAAAAGTGTAAAACCTTCCTCTTCTTATCTTTTTAATGCAAAAAACAATATAGAACTAGGAAGTGCTTATATAAAAATGCTCCAAACCCAATATTTAAAAGGGATTAAAAACAGTGTTTCTAAAGAGTATTGCGTAATTAGTGCTTATAATACGGGAAGCGGAAATGTATTAAAAACTTTTTCAAAAAGCAGAAACCGGGCAACAACAATTATTAATCAAAAAACACCTATTGAAGTCTATAATACACTTAGAACAAAACTGCCTTATGACGAGACTAGAAGATATTTAAAAAAAGTTGTTGATTATAAAAAAGAGTTCATAAACATATAA
- the ovoA gene encoding 5-histidylcysteine sulfoxide synthase, whose product MNYIKNTINLSVGTIEEKRAEIKEYFLQTYELDEKLFDLLKNKDYLYKQPNRLRHPLIFYYGHTATFFMNKLNVSNIVSKRVNKNFESIFAIGVDEMSWDDLNKENYSWPTYEETKAYRDEVKELILDLIDNIEFTMPINWESPMWIILMGIEHENIHIETSSVLLRELDIKYLKEEELFEYCNEFSEEYPKNELLEVKAGTVVLEKNYENPVFYGWDNEFAFHKATIKDFKASKYLVSNGEFLEFVKEGGYSKLHYFSKDGLKWLDFTQAKYPTFWIKKDGKYYLREINRVVPLPLNYPVDINVYEAEAFCKYKSEKLGFEVRLPSEDEYYRLNDFVKAQEKEANIGLKYFNQTPVDKYKMDDFYDVVGNVWQWSITPTYPFDGFKTHPAYDDFTTPTFDDRHALMKGGSFISLGNEILRSARYAFRKHFFQHAGFRYVCSNNDYRTKLNDNVYETDEQISQYCEFHYGDEYYGVKNFPKNSVEVLTPYLKDIKRSKALDLGCSVGRSSFELAKHFDEVLGIDFSANFINVGVKLKKYDSLTFKVTTEGDLFDEKTVSLKDFALDEIKERVTFMQGDACNLKDLYVGYDLIFCSNLIDRLYYPQKFLDDIPNRVNKDGLLVLLSPYTWLEEYTPKQNWLGGFLKDNKEVKTLDTLKENLKDRFELLNTIDVPFVIKETNRKFQHSLSQMSIWKRVN is encoded by the coding sequence ATGAATTACATTAAAAATACTATAAACTTGAGTGTCGGTACGATAGAAGAAAAAAGAGCAGAAATAAAAGAGTATTTTTTACAAACTTATGAATTAGACGAAAAACTTTTTGATTTATTAAAAAACAAAGATTACTTATATAAACAACCTAACAGACTGAGACATCCATTGATTTTTTATTATGGACATACGGCAACTTTTTTTATGAATAAATTAAATGTTTCCAATATAGTAAGTAAAAGAGTAAACAAAAATTTTGAATCTATTTTTGCCATAGGTGTAGATGAGATGAGCTGGGATGATTTAAATAAAGAAAACTACTCTTGGCCAACTTACGAAGAGACAAAAGCATATAGAGATGAAGTAAAAGAACTGATTTTGGATTTGATTGATAATATAGAGTTTACCATGCCTATAAACTGGGAGAGCCCTATGTGGATTATTTTAATGGGAATAGAGCATGAAAATATCCATATAGAGACTTCTTCCGTACTTTTAAGAGAACTTGATATTAAATATTTAAAAGAAGAAGAACTTTTTGAATATTGTAATGAATTTAGCGAAGAGTATCCTAAAAATGAACTTCTTGAAGTAAAAGCAGGAACAGTAGTCTTAGAAAAGAATTATGAAAATCCTGTTTTTTACGGTTGGGATAATGAATTTGCTTTTCACAAAGCTACTATAAAAGATTTTAAAGCCAGTAAATATCTTGTATCAAACGGTGAATTTTTGGAATTTGTAAAAGAGGGCGGATACTCAAAACTTCACTATTTTAGTAAAGACGGACTTAAATGGCTTGATTTTACTCAAGCAAAATATCCTACATTTTGGATTAAAAAAGATGGAAAATATTATTTAAGAGAGATAAATAGAGTAGTTCCTCTTCCTTTGAATTATCCTGTAGATATAAATGTTTATGAAGCAGAGGCTTTTTGTAAATACAAAAGTGAGAAGTTGGGATTTGAAGTAAGACTTCCAAGTGAAGATGAGTATTATAGATTAAACGATTTTGTAAAGGCTCAAGAAAAAGAGGCGAATATAGGGCTTAAATATTTTAACCAAACGCCTGTTGATAAGTATAAAATGGATGATTTTTATGATGTAGTGGGAAATGTCTGGCAGTGGAGTATAACTCCTACATATCCTTTTGACGGCTTTAAAACTCATCCTGCCTATGATGATTTTACTACTCCTACTTTTGATGACAGACATGCACTTATGAAAGGTGGCTCTTTTATCTCTTTGGGAAATGAGATTTTAAGAAGTGCCAGATACGCTTTTAGAAAACACTTTTTTCAACATGCTGGATTCAGATATGTTTGTTCAAACAATGATTATAGAACAAAACTAAACGATAATGTATATGAAACAGATGAACAAATATCTCAATATTGCGAATTTCATTACGGAGATGAGTATTACGGGGTGAAAAATTTTCCTAAAAATTCAGTTGAAGTTTTAACTCCTTATCTAAAAGATATTAAAAGAAGTAAAGCTTTGGATTTGGGATGTTCAGTCGGAAGAAGTTCTTTTGAGTTGGCAAAACACTTTGATGAGGTATTAGGAATCGATTTTAGTGCAAACTTCATAAATGTCGGAGTGAAACTAAAAAAATATGACTCTTTAACTTTTAAAGTTACAACTGAAGGTGATCTTTTTGATGAAAAAACAGTCTCTTTAAAAGATTTTGCTTTAGATGAAATAAAAGAGAGAGTAACTTTTATGCAAGGTGATGCCTGCAATTTAAAAGATTTATATGTAGGTTATGATTTGATATTTTGTTCAAACTTGATTGATAGATTATATTATCCTCAAAAGTTCCTTGACGATATACCAAACAGAGTAAACAAAGATGGACTTCTTGTACTTCTGAGTCCTTACACTTGGCTTGAAGAGTATACTCCAAAACAAAACTGGCTTGGAGGATTTTTAAAAGATAATAAAGAGGTTAAGACTTTAGATACTTTAAAAGAGAATTTAAAAGACAGGTTTGAACTTTTAAATACAATAGATGTACCTTTTGTAATAAAAGAGACTAACAGAAAATTTCAACACTCTTTATCTCAAATGAGTATTTGGAAAAGAGTTAACTAA
- the tatC gene encoding twin-arginine translocase subunit TatC yields the protein MFEELKPHIADLRKRLINSAICLIIAFFACFTFYEPILTWMMVPVEAVLPPNSHMVAVEIQETFFTALKVAFFSGFIVSLPVIFWQMWLFLAPGLYEHEKKLVIPFVFFATLMFLSGAAFAYWVVVPFGFEFLINFGSAVVTVLPSIGKYVGFFTKLLFGFGVAFELPVITFFLAKIGLVDDRMLKDFFKYAVVLIFIFAALLTPPDVLTQFLMAGPLILLYLVSIYIAKIFNPATVEEEEEE from the coding sequence ATGTTTGAAGAGTTAAAACCGCACATTGCAGATCTTAGAAAAAGACTTATTAATTCTGCTATTTGTTTAATTATTGCATTTTTTGCTTGTTTTACATTTTATGAACCGATTCTAACTTGGATGATGGTACCTGTTGAGGCTGTTCTTCCTCCAAATTCTCATATGGTTGCAGTTGAGATTCAAGAAACATTTTTCACGGCATTAAAAGTTGCTTTTTTCTCGGGATTTATAGTTTCGCTTCCCGTTATATTTTGGCAAATGTGGCTGTTTTTGGCTCCGGGACTTTATGAACATGAAAAGAAACTCGTGATTCCTTTTGTATTTTTTGCTACATTGATGTTTTTATCGGGTGCAGCTTTTGCTTATTGGGTAGTTGTTCCTTTCGGATTTGAATTTCTAATCAATTTTGGTTCTGCTGTTGTAACCGTGTTGCCTAGTATCGGTAAATATGTTGGATTTTTCACTAAACTTTTATTTGGTTTCGGTGTTGCTTTTGAACTTCCCGTTATAACATTTTTCTTGGCAAAAATAGGTCTTGTAGATGATAGAATGTTAAAAGACTTTTTTAAATATGCAGTTGTTTTAATTTTTATTTTTGCTGCACTTTTAACTCCGCCTGATGTTTTAACACAATTTTTAATGGCAGGTCCTCTTATTTTACTATATCTTGTATCTATTTATATAGCAAAAATTTTCAATCCTGCAACAGTTGAAGAAGAAGAGGAGGAGTAG
- a CDS encoding DEAD/DEAH box helicase has product MINKFSELNLNEALIKAITKQGYETPTKIQKKVIPLLNKGIDVIAASKSGTGKTASYVLPMLNKINSNLNYENRVLRGLIIVPTRELVEQVSKTLADFGEFLKVKHTKVMGGTSRTKQTKVIGSGIDIVVATAGRLLDLSKDEILDLSSVNFIVLDEADTMLEMGFLEEIEEIFSLCSPKRQIIMCSATISQNIKKLAKEFLQEPVSVQVHDRRDRVDLINHKAYKIDKKKKKELVTKLIKDSNYKQILLFVNKKDAADAAIEHFNTHGVKAAAIHGEIEYKQRVQAIKDFRNKKIQVLIATDIAARGLDIEKLPLVINYTLPESTDDFTHRVGRTGRAGNRGEVITILTTEDYNRFTKIERDLKLNVKREVHESFPLRDRQPRQKVQTKKKLSEKKSRKTPVKKEPAKSKKTTKRDVNRSFRRK; this is encoded by the coding sequence ATTATAAATAAATTTAGTGAATTAAATCTAAATGAAGCTTTAATAAAAGCAATTACAAAACAAGGGTATGAGACTCCTACAAAGATCCAAAAAAAGGTTATTCCTCTTTTAAACAAAGGAATTGACGTAATAGCTGCATCAAAATCAGGTACAGGAAAAACAGCCTCTTATGTATTACCGATGTTAAATAAAATAAACTCTAATTTAAACTACGAAAACAGAGTTTTAAGAGGTTTGATAATCGTTCCTACTAGAGAATTGGTAGAACAAGTATCTAAAACTTTGGCAGATTTTGGAGAGTTTTTAAAAGTAAAACATACGAAAGTTATGGGAGGAACAAGTAGAACAAAACAGACTAAAGTAATAGGAAGTGGAATTGATATTGTAGTGGCAACTGCCGGAAGGCTTTTAGATTTGTCAAAAGATGAAATTTTAGATCTCTCTTCTGTTAATTTTATTGTTTTAGATGAGGCAGATACTATGCTTGAAATGGGCTTTTTAGAAGAGATAGAAGAGATTTTTTCTTTATGTTCGCCTAAAAGACAGATTATCATGTGTTCTGCAACTATTTCACAAAATATTAAAAAACTTGCAAAAGAGTTTTTACAAGAGCCTGTATCTGTTCAAGTACATGATAGAAGAGATAGAGTTGATTTAATAAATCACAAAGCATACAAAATAGATAAAAAGAAGAAAAAAGAGCTTGTAACAAAACTTATTAAAGATTCAAATTATAAGCAAATACTTCTTTTTGTAAATAAAAAAGATGCAGCTGATGCAGCGATTGAACACTTTAATACTCACGGAGTAAAAGCTGCTGCAATTCACGGTGAAATTGAGTATAAACAAAGAGTACAGGCTATAAAAGATTTTAGAAATAAAAAAATTCAAGTTTTAATCGCAACAGATATAGCCGCAAGAGGGCTTGATATAGAAAAATTGCCTTTGGTAATAAACTATACTTTGCCTGAATCAACCGATGATTTTACCCATAGGGTAGGAAGAACGGGAAGAGCAGGGAATAGAGGCGAAGTAATTACTATTCTTACGACAGAAGATTATAATCGTTTTACAAAAATAGAAAGAGACTTAAAACTTAATGTAAAAAGAGAAGTTCATGAAAGTTTTCCTTTAAGAGATAGACAACCAAGACAAAAAGTTCAAACTAAGAAGAAATTAAGTGAGAAAAAAAGTAGAAAAACTCCCGTAAAAAAAGAGCCTGCAAAATCTAAAAAAACAACAAAAAGAGATGTCAATAGAAGTTTTAGAAGAAAGTAG